The Acidimicrobiales bacterium DNA window CGGGCGCGGCCGTCGCCGGCTTCTTCTTCTACATGGTCGCCTTCATGGACACCGTGGCGACGATCCCGACCGGCGCGATGGCCGAGCGGTGGAAGTGGACCTCGTTCGTCGGCTGGGGCCTGTTCTGCGGCGCCGTCTACTACCCGCTGTTCGGGGCGTTCACCTGGGGCGGCGGCTGGCTGAGCCAGCTCGGCAACAACCTGGAGCTCGGGTTCGGCTACGTCGACTTCGCCGGCTCGGGCGTGGTCCACGCCATGGGCGGGGTGGCCGCCCTGGCGGGCGCGGTCGTCCTCGGGCCCCGCATCGGCAAGTTCGGCCCGGACGGCATGCCGAGGACGATCCCCGGCCACCACGTCCCGATGGCGATGCTCGGCACGTTCATCCTGCTGTTCGGCTGGTTCGGCTTCAACGCCGCGTCCACCCTCGCCGCCACCGACGTGCAGTTCGCCGTCGTCGCCACCAACACCGCCATCGCCGGGGCGTTCGGGTCGGTGGTCGGCATGTTCTGGGTGATGCGCAGGACCGGCAGGCCCGACCCCGGGATGATGGTCAACGGCATGCTCGCCGGGCTGGTCGCCGTCACCGCCCCGTGCGCGTTCGTGGACCCGTGGGCCGCGGCCGTGATCGGCTCGGTGGCGGCCGTGGTCGTGATCGAGGCCATCTGGTTCGTCGAGCGCCGGCTGAAGGTCGACGACCCGGTCGGCGCCATCTCCGTCCACGGCGTGGGCGGCCTGCTCGGCGTCCTCAGCGTCGGCATCTTCGCCAACGGCCGCTACGGCGCGGGGTGGAACCTGACCGCCACGGGGGCGGCGACCGACGCCGCCGGGGTCACGGGCATCCTCACCGACGTCGGCCTGGGCCTCCGCCAGCTGGCCTCGCAGGCGATCGCCGCGCTCACGATCTGCGGGATGGGCCTCGTCGCCTACGCGTTCTTCCGGGTGCAGGACGCGCTGACCGCCGGCGGGATCCGGCCGAGCGAGGCCGACGAGCTCGCC harbors:
- a CDS encoding ammonium transporter, giving the protein MRPLRRSIAGAALAVAAALVLAAPAGAQTGTGAPEEAATALGQQVNLLWIVLGAILVVFMQAGFALVETGFCRAKHAAHVMSTNFAVFGLGFVAFFLVGYGLMFGGYSYVLPGYDFGYAHPVGDRLFAIGDWVFVWKGGFALTDLSGPTGAAVAGFFFYMVAFMDTVATIPTGAMAERWKWTSFVGWGLFCGAVYYPLFGAFTWGGGWLSQLGNNLELGFGYVDFAGSGVVHAMGGVAALAGAVVLGPRIGKFGPDGMPRTIPGHHVPMAMLGTFILLFGWFGFNAASTLAATDVQFAVVATNTAIAGAFGSVVGMFWVMRRTGRPDPGMMVNGMLAGLVAVTAPCAFVDPWAAAVIGSVAAVVVIEAIWFVERRLKVDDPVGAISVHGVGGLLGVLSVGIFANGRYGAGWNLTATGAATDAAGVTGILTDVGLGLRQLASQAIAALTICGMGLVAYAFFRVQDALTAGGIRPSEADELAGLDLPETGALAYPEFVLGEPAAAGPVAVRPDDREVVTLP